In a genomic window of Methanogenium sp. S4BF:
- a CDS encoding DUF2098 family protein — MRVRYPRTGTAGTVVRIEDIDGNEFAEIDATGLLYRTDQLVCIEGESEGPKKEHRTSGITDYEHLKEIESSEDMQDKYDQVTGVGAG, encoded by the coding sequence ATGCGGGTACGGTACCCACGCACCGGTACAGCAGGTACTGTTGTACGGATCGAGGATATCGATGGCAATGAGTTTGCTGAGATTGATGCGACAGGGCTTTTGTACAGGACTGACCAGCTGGTCTGCATTGAAGGGGAATCGGAAGGTCCGAAAAAAGAACACAGAACATCCGGTATTACGGATTATGAACATCTGAAGGAGATTGAATCCTCAGAAGATATGCAGGATAAATATGATCAGGTTACCGGCGTTGGTGCCGGATAA
- a CDS encoding 30S ribosomal protein S27ae, whose translation MAVKRCEYYSIEGNTAVPQRKSCPRCGPGVFMAEHKDRVSCGKCGYTEFKQ comes from the coding sequence ATGGCCGTAAAACGCTGTGAATATTATTCCATTGAGGGAAACACTGCAGTTCCCCAGCGCAAGTCATGTCCGCGCTGTGGTCCGGGTGTCTTTATGGCAGAGCACAAGGACCGTGTTTCATGCGGCAAGTGCGGATATACAGAATTTAAGCAATAG
- a CDS encoding bifunctional N(6)-L-threonylcarbamoyladenine synthase/serine/threonine protein kinase, with translation MPETGRILGIEGTAWNLSAAVFGDERIIALHSSPYSPPSGGIHPREAAQHHAGEMKAVISEVLTDPSEITAVAFSQGPGLGPCLRTVATAARAIAVALGVPLIGVNHCVAHVEIGRWACGCDDPIVLYASGANTQVLGYLGSRYRIFGETLDIGLGNGLDKFARAKGMTHPGGPQIEALAREGVPISLPYTVKGMDLAFSGLVSAAQEAQAPLEDVCSGLQETAFSMCVEVTERALAHSGKDEVLLVGGVGANGRLQEMLRTMCDERGAAFYVPERRFIGDNGAMIAYTGALMLAAGQTLPLEESGVNPGYRSDEVEVGWRDAGADAAYAMADVMGGGGARGAEAAVTAVGDDVLKRRLPKGYRTPTLDHRLISERTRAEARMISAARAAGVRTPVIRDVTADTIRMECIEGTLLKHVLTPEHIRDAGVCVGRLHGAGIIHGDLTTSNIIISDGVPVFIDFGLSYRSDETESQGVDIHVLFQTLESTSCNAECLKEEFVRGYGAAFPGAADVIERVDEIRQRGRYL, from the coding sequence ATGCCTGAAACTGGGCGGATTCTTGGGATTGAGGGGACTGCATGGAACCTCAGTGCCGCTGTTTTTGGCGATGAACGCATCATCGCACTTCATTCATCTCCGTACAGCCCACCTTCGGGCGGGATTCACCCGCGCGAGGCGGCGCAGCATCATGCGGGTGAGATGAAGGCTGTCATTTCCGAGGTGCTCACCGACCCGTCGGAGATAACGGCCGTTGCATTCTCACAGGGTCCGGGTCTTGGCCCCTGCCTTCGGACGGTGGCTACCGCCGCGCGTGCGATTGCAGTTGCCCTGGGGGTGCCCCTGATTGGTGTGAATCACTGTGTGGCGCATGTGGAGATCGGCCGCTGGGCCTGTGGATGTGATGATCCGATAGTCCTGTATGCAAGCGGTGCCAATACGCAGGTGCTTGGCTATCTGGGCAGCCGGTACCGAATATTTGGTGAAACACTGGATATCGGTCTGGGCAATGGCCTGGACAAGTTTGCGCGTGCGAAGGGAATGACGCATCCCGGCGGCCCGCAGATAGAGGCACTTGCCCGTGAGGGGGTGCCCATCTCACTGCCCTATACGGTCAAAGGGATGGATCTTGCCTTCTCAGGCCTTGTGAGTGCCGCTCAGGAGGCACAGGCACCCCTTGAGGATGTCTGTTCCGGCCTGCAGGAGACGGCCTTTTCCATGTGTGTAGAGGTGACTGAGCGGGCTCTGGCGCACTCGGGCAAGGACGAGGTGCTTCTTGTTGGCGGTGTCGGTGCAAACGGCCGCCTGCAGGAGATGCTCAGAACGATGTGTGATGAGCGTGGTGCAGCCTTTTATGTGCCTGAGAGGCGGTTTATCGGTGATAATGGCGCAATGATTGCCTACACCGGTGCGCTGATGCTTGCAGCCGGCCAGACACTCCCGCTCGAAGAATCCGGGGTCAATCCCGGATACCGGTCTGACGAAGTTGAGGTGGGCTGGCGCGATGCCGGTGCTGATGCCGCGTATGCCATGGCTGATGTGATGGGTGGCGGTGGTGCACGCGGTGCTGAGGCTGCTGTCACGGCGGTGGGTGATGATGTGCTGAAGCGGCGGCTCCCGAAAGGATACCGGACCCCTACGTTGGATCACCGGCTGATATCCGAACGGACACGCGCTGAGGCACGGATGATCTCCGCTGCCCGTGCGGCCGGGGTGCGGACGCCGGTTATTCGGGATGTGACTGCTGATACTATCCGGATGGAGTGCATCGAAGGCACACTCCTGAAGCATGTGCTCACACCGGAGCATATCCGTGACGCAGGTGTCTGTGTCGGCCGCCTGCACGGGGCCGGAATCATTCACGGGGACCTTACCACCAGTAATATCATCATATCGGACGGTGTGCCGGTCTTCATCGACTTTGGTCTTTCCTACCGGTCAGATGAGACAGAATCACAGGGCGTGGATATCCATGTCCTCTTCCAGACGCTTGAGAGCACGTCATGCAATGCAGAATGCCTGAAAGAGGAGTTTGTTCGCGGGTATGGTGCGGCCTTCCCCGGGGCTGCAGATGTAATCGAACGGGTGGATGAAATCCGTCAGCGCGGGAGGTATTTATGA
- a CDS encoding DNA-directed RNA polymerase encodes MYYKMTLEDKVRVPPSRLWDKEITNEQDNVDYLDHIKVVVLDVLQEQLEGSIDKAIGIFIAVTKICDIGEGDIIPGDGGVYYSVTFEAIVLRVAHQEVIEGVVVETTSFGAFVSLGPIDAMLHVSQISDDYINYDEKNGMLICQDTKRQIKAGDGLRGRVVALSLSEREPRESKIGLTMRQSGLGTTTWLDEEFEAEKAGNGA; translated from the coding sequence ATGTATTATAAGATGACGCTTGAAGACAAGGTGCGGGTCCCTCCCAGCCGTCTTTGGGATAAGGAGATAACAAATGAACAGGATAATGTGGATTATCTTGATCATATCAAGGTCGTTGTTCTGGATGTATTGCAGGAACAGCTTGAGGGGAGCATCGACAAGGCGATTGGTATCTTTATCGCCGTGACAAAGATCTGTGACATTGGTGAAGGGGACATCATCCCTGGTGACGGCGGAGTGTATTATTCTGTTACATTCGAGGCGATTGTCCTGCGTGTGGCCCATCAGGAGGTCATTGAGGGTGTTGTAGTGGAGACCACCAGTTTCGGCGCGTTTGTCTCTCTCGGTCCTATTGATGCGATGCTCCATGTGAGCCAGATCTCTGATGATTACATCAATTATGATGAGAAGAATGGTATGCTTATCTGCCAGGATACAAAGCGCCAGATTAAAGCCGGTGACGGATTGCGGGGGCGGGTTGTTGCACTGTCTCTCTCTGAGCGTGAACCCCGTGAGTCAAAGATAGGTCTTACCATGCGTCAGTCGGGTCTTGGAACAACAACCTGGCTCGATGAAGAATTTGAAGCGGAGAAGGCCGGAAATGGCGCCTAA
- a CDS encoding 30S ribosomal protein S24e produces the protein MDFEFARDEYNGLLKRRELEFLLTFEGATPSRRQILGKLCALQNVPEDRVVLDSLKTSFGKQDLNGYARIYEDAKTLKETEPDYLIERSRAPESEEGAEEA, from the coding sequence ATGGATTTTGAATTTGCACGTGATGAATACAACGGGCTGTTAAAGAGGAGAGAACTTGAATTCCTCCTCACATTTGAGGGGGCAACTCCCTCACGCCGTCAGATTCTCGGAAAACTCTGCGCTCTGCAGAACGTTCCTGAGGACCGTGTGGTGCTTGACTCACTCAAAACAAGCTTTGGAAAGCAGGATCTGAACGGATACGCACGCATTTATGAAGATGCAAAGACTCTGAAGGAGACCGAACCGGATTACCTTATTGAGCGCAGCCGTGCTCCAGAGAGCGAAGAAGGCGCTGAGGAGGCATAG
- a CDS encoding YcaO-like family protein, with the protein MNRFEVSRHEYVTTSGVPRTRAAEETYETAVSLREEMGIAELLDITRKDRLGIPVWCTIRPRERLGKVTAGAGMTETDARCAAMMGTVERYCSSYSAGLMDIASYEEVGLTRAVDPEELILPRKPEFGEKLHWVAGQDILHDERVYIPANAVYHPYDPIGMANQLFRSDPNGLGAGNVPEEAIIHGIYEVIERDALSRAEKNHSLGKRLVPEEGTPAETLMETFAAEDIEVTMWFLDDSYGIPTVAAVADDTATRDPFMITMAAFTHPDPGVAAVCTLLKLARNRASQIFTDEIGIQSGRSSMVEKAGYERYKRINRIWFADAPALSSEEIPATHYTATDEELNAAIAAVAPHTDRICIADLTRTVLPVWRVVIPGFEVSYIDPSRKKK; encoded by the coding sequence ATGAACCGGTTTGAAGTCAGCCGCCATGAATACGTCACCACATCCGGTGTCCCGCGCACCCGTGCAGCCGAAGAGACGTACGAGACTGCAGTTTCGCTCAGAGAAGAGATGGGAATTGCAGAACTCCTGGATATTACCCGTAAAGACCGCCTCGGGATACCGGTCTGGTGCACCATCCGCCCAAGGGAGCGTCTGGGGAAAGTGACTGCCGGTGCGGGCATGACAGAGACAGATGCCAGATGCGCTGCCATGATGGGAACGGTGGAACGCTATTGTTCATCGTATTCCGCGGGACTCATGGATATTGCATCATATGAAGAAGTGGGACTGACACGTGCTGTTGACCCGGAAGAACTAATTCTTCCCCGGAAACCTGAGTTCGGAGAGAAACTTCACTGGGTAGCCGGGCAGGACATTCTGCACGATGAACGGGTTTATATTCCGGCAAATGCCGTATATCATCCCTACGACCCGATTGGGATGGCCAACCAGCTCTTCCGCAGTGATCCAAATGGCCTGGGAGCAGGGAATGTCCCGGAGGAGGCAATCATCCATGGCATCTACGAAGTCATTGAACGGGATGCACTGAGCCGTGCAGAGAAAAATCACTCCCTGGGCAAACGCCTCGTACCTGAAGAAGGAACGCCGGCAGAAACACTCATGGAGACGTTTGCTGCAGAAGACATTGAAGTAACCATGTGGTTTCTGGATGATTCCTATGGCATCCCGACTGTTGCAGCTGTTGCTGATGACACGGCAACCCGTGATCCATTCATGATCACGATGGCGGCATTCACACACCCGGACCCCGGTGTGGCAGCCGTATGCACCCTGTTGAAACTGGCACGAAACCGTGCGTCCCAGATCTTCACAGATGAAATAGGCATCCAGTCCGGCCGCTCATCGATGGTGGAAAAGGCGGGATATGAACGCTACAAACGAATTAACCGCATCTGGTTTGCAGATGCCCCGGCACTATCCTCAGAAGAGATTCCGGCAACGCACTATACCGCAACGGATGAAGAATTAAACGCAGCAATTGCGGCTGTTGCCCCTCATACAGACCGCATCTGTATTGCTGATCTTACCCGAACCGTCCTGCCGGTCTGGCGTGTGGTCATCCCGGGCTTTGAGGTATCATATATCGACCCCTCACGGAAAAAGAAGTGA
- the spt4 gene encoding transcription elongation factor subunit Spt4, which produces MAPKKQPNVCRGCHRVVDGESCVMCGSSNLTQDWAGYLVIIDPKHSDIAKKMNVDTPGRVALKVR; this is translated from the coding sequence ATGGCGCCTAAAAAACAACCGAATGTCTGCCGCGGCTGTCACCGGGTGGTTGATGGTGAGTCGTGTGTGATGTGCGGTTCCTCCAATCTCACGCAGGACTGGGCAGGGTATCTGGTCATTATTGATCCAAAACATTCAGATATTGCAAAAAAGATGAATGTGGATACTCCCGGACGAGTGGCACTGAAGGTCCGGTGA
- a CDS encoding GTP-dependent dephospho-CoA kinase family protein yields MDYILPDGCRKYFRDPFGPLFPDIATAESVFAGCVIIAVGDVVTQNLVDAGIIPDLAVIDGSTMREPCDRVLDLPVPEVVVVNPAGMVTGVLIRAIEDAMHAGPSLIRVDGEEDLAVIPAVRAAPDGACVLYGQPGEGVVVIKVDEHSRDRAEVLFRLFVAE; encoded by the coding sequence ATGGATTATATTCTCCCGGATGGGTGCCGGAAATATTTCCGGGATCCATTTGGTCCTCTTTTTCCTGATATTGCGACAGCAGAGAGCGTATTTGCCGGATGCGTGATTATTGCAGTTGGCGATGTCGTCACACAGAATCTGGTGGATGCAGGTATCATTCCGGATCTTGCGGTGATTGACGGGAGTACCATGCGCGAGCCCTGTGATCGGGTACTGGATCTTCCGGTGCCGGAGGTTGTGGTGGTAAATCCTGCCGGGATGGTGACAGGTGTTCTCATCCGGGCGATTGAGGATGCAATGCATGCGGGGCCAAGTCTCATCCGTGTGGATGGCGAAGAAGATCTCGCAGTCATTCCGGCTGTACGGGCCGCACCGGACGGCGCCTGTGTGCTTTACGGGCAACCCGGGGAAGGGGTTGTCGTAATAAAAGTGGATGAACATTCCCGTGATCGGGCAGAAGTGCTCTTTCGCCTCTTTGTGGCGGAGTGA
- a CDS encoding PIN domain-containing protein has translation MLVLFDANALMIPVQFGVDVFAGVEELIGAFEAVTLEDVKDELNGLARGRGRNAAAARVGVTLAARCRVVRSPHQDVAVDNRIIRYAEEHHCVVVTNDRRLREELLSRHIDVIYLREKKRLDIIRG, from the coding sequence GTGCTTGTCCTCTTCGATGCAAATGCACTGATGATTCCGGTTCAGTTCGGTGTGGATGTCTTCGCCGGGGTGGAGGAACTCATTGGTGCATTTGAAGCTGTGACGCTGGAGGATGTGAAAGATGAGCTTAACGGGCTTGCCCGTGGCCGGGGCCGTAATGCGGCTGCGGCCCGTGTGGGTGTCACGCTCGCTGCACGTTGCCGTGTGGTGAGAAGCCCTCATCAGGATGTTGCGGTTGATAATCGGATTATTCGATATGCTGAAGAGCACCATTGTGTTGTGGTGACCAATGACAGGCGTCTCAGGGAAGAACTGCTCAGCCGGCATATTGATGTGATATATCTGCGTGAGAAAAAGAGGCTCGATATTATTCGGGGATAG
- a CDS encoding translation initiation factor IF-2 subunit gamma produces MSDPLIPSVNIGVVGHVDHGKTTLVSALTGLWTDRHSEEIKRGISIRLGYADATFYQCPSCEGPEAYSTSKNCECGAKGEPVRTISFVDAPGHETLMATMLSGSALMDGAMLVIAANERCPQPQTKEHLMALELVGIKNIVIVQNKIDVVSQADAMENYRQIRAFVKGTIAENAPVIPVSAQKKINFGALVRALNEYIPKPDRDPDEEPLLLIARSFDINKPGCSWRDVKGGVIGGSLTQGLLHEGDDIEIRPGLKLQVENQTVWEPIQTKVTTINAGSRRIQEATPGGLLGVGTKLDPALTKSDALSGQVAGHIGHLPPVWDKLAFTVRLMERVVGSDDEFTIEPLRHKEPLMLSVGTAVTVGVVVNTKKDVVEVVLKRPVCAAVGSQIAISRQVGGRWRLIGMGTLV; encoded by the coding sequence TTGAGTGATCCATTGATTCCCAGTGTCAACATCGGTGTAGTCGGGCATGTTGACCATGGCAAGACTACCCTCGTGTCTGCGCTTACCGGCTTATGGACGGACCGGCACAGTGAGGAGATAAAACGAGGAATCTCCATCAGGCTTGGATATGCGGATGCCACTTTTTATCAGTGTCCATCGTGTGAAGGTCCGGAGGCATATTCCACGTCAAAGAATTGTGAATGTGGTGCAAAGGGAGAACCTGTTCGTACCATCTCATTTGTGGATGCACCAGGCCACGAGACACTGATGGCAACCATGCTTTCAGGGTCTGCCCTGATGGACGGTGCAATGCTTGTTATTGCAGCAAATGAGCGTTGTCCACAACCACAGACAAAAGAGCACCTGATGGCACTGGAGCTTGTGGGTATTAAAAACATCGTGATTGTCCAGAACAAGATCGATGTCGTCTCCCAGGCTGACGCAATGGAGAATTACCGGCAAATTCGCGCGTTTGTGAAGGGGACAATCGCAGAAAACGCACCGGTGATTCCGGTTTCTGCACAGAAAAAGATTAATTTCGGGGCACTTGTCCGGGCGCTCAATGAGTATATACCGAAACCGGACCGTGATCCTGATGAAGAGCCGCTTCTTCTGATTGCCCGTTCCTTTGATATCAATAAACCAGGGTGCAGCTGGCGTGATGTAAAGGGGGGTGTGATTGGAGGCTCACTGACGCAGGGACTTCTTCACGAGGGTGATGATATTGAGATTCGTCCCGGGCTGAAGCTGCAGGTGGAGAATCAGACGGTATGGGAACCCATCCAGACCAAAGTGACTACCATCAATGCCGGTTCCAGACGGATACAGGAAGCTACCCCTGGTGGCCTCTTAGGGGTGGGCACGAAACTCGATCCGGCGCTAACGAAGAGTGATGCGCTCTCCGGACAGGTGGCGGGCCATATCGGCCATCTTCCTCCGGTGTGGGACAAACTTGCATTCACTGTACGGCTCATGGAGCGGGTTGTTGGTTCGGATGATGAGTTCACTATTGAACCACTCCGCCATAAAGAGCCCCTGATGCTCTCCGTCGGGACTGCAGTTACGGTCGGTGTAGTGGTGAATACGAAGAAAGACGTCGTTGAAGTCGTCCTGAAACGTCCGGTATGTGCAGCTGTGGGGTCACAGATTGCAATATCCCGGCAGGTCGGCGGTCGCTGGCGGCTTATTGGAATGGGGACACTGGTTTAG
- the nikR gene encoding nickel-responsive transcriptional regulator NikR, which produces MSHESDLSRIGISLPKNLLDKFDEILEYRGYSSRSEGIRDAIRNYITYYKWMSDVTGERQGVITMVYDHEHRGLLQVLTEIQHDYLDVIQSSLHSHVSHDKCVEIILLRGDGKKIKDIAERLMSQKGVESVKLTTIPIEE; this is translated from the coding sequence ATGTCACACGAATCAGACCTTTCACGAATCGGAATTTCCCTTCCTAAGAATCTTCTTGACAAATTTGATGAAATACTTGAATATCGAGGTTATTCATCACGTTCAGAGGGCATACGTGATGCGATCAGGAATTATATAACATATTATAAGTGGATGTCCGATGTAACAGGTGAACGGCAGGGAGTAATAACCATGGTGTATGATCATGAACACCGTGGTCTGCTGCAGGTCCTCACCGAGATCCAGCATGACTATCTTGATGTAATCCAGTCATCACTCCATTCCCATGTCAGCCATGACAAATGCGTAGAAATTATTCTCCTCCGCGGGGACGGGAAAAAAATCAAGGACATTGCTGAACGTCTGATGTCGCAGAAAGGGGTCGAATCCGTGAAACTTACTACCATCCCAATCGAAGAGTGA